The Bdellovibrionales bacterium genome includes a region encoding these proteins:
- a CDS encoding MerR family transcriptional regulator has protein sequence MTTDWIFETKDQKAYAPSAEPDLELVDTRFAKQLEKIPDKMAFKIGEVARLIGVKTYVLRYWETEFEALNPKKSRNNQRVYEKKDVVMVMMIKKLLYEDRFSIEGAKTALRKLKKDTRKATEIRQLGSHLEQVTDQLRDLVDEISRVKVLFNAE, from the coding sequence ATGACAACAGATTGGATTTTCGAGACAAAAGATCAGAAGGCATACGCTCCATCTGCTGAACCAGACCTGGAACTCGTTGATACGCGGTTTGCGAAACAGCTTGAGAAAATTCCTGACAAGATGGCGTTTAAAATTGGTGAAGTGGCCCGTTTGATCGGGGTTAAAACCTATGTGTTGCGTTATTGGGAGACCGAGTTTGAGGCTTTGAATCCCAAAAAATCCAGAAACAATCAGCGCGTCTATGAGAAAAAAGACGTGGTGATGGTCATGATGATTAAAAAGCTCCTCTACGAAGATCGCTTCTCGATCGAAGGGGCAAAGACGGCTCTGAGAAAACTAAAAAAGGACACTCGTAAAGCAACAGAAATTCGTCAATTGGGCTCACATCTTGAGCAGGTGACAGATCAATTGCGGGATCTTGTTGATGAGATATCCCGAGTCAAAGTCCTATTTAATGCTGAGTGA
- a CDS encoding integration host factor subunit alpha, translated as MTKADIVEKVYQKIGFSKKEASELVELVFGSLKDTLCKGDKVKISGFGNFVVREKKERIGRNPQTGNQIKISARRVLTFRPSQVLKAVLNGEDVSLAVEDDDGIDVG; from the coding sequence ATGACGAAGGCCGATATAGTCGAGAAAGTTTACCAGAAGATTGGTTTTTCCAAGAAGGAAGCCTCAGAATTGGTAGAGTTGGTATTTGGGTCGTTGAAGGACACCCTTTGTAAGGGCGATAAAGTTAAAATCTCTGGTTTTGGAAACTTTGTTGTTCGAGAAAAAAAGGAGCGAATCGGTCGAAACCCTCAGACTGGTAATCAGATCAAGATCAGTGCGCGAAGGGTGTTGACGTTTCGTCCCAGCCAGGTATTAAAAGCCGTTCTTAACGGAGAGGATGTCTCTCTGGCCGTTGAAGATGATGACGGCATTGATGTAGGCTGA
- a CDS encoding PAS domain-containing protein yields the protein MADNPIIYVNPHFQKLTGYSADEIIGKNCRFLQGPESDKTVVRECHDAIHSNVHFRGELVNYRKDGSLFWNHLTVSPVKDEAGNALFFVGIQLDVTEQKMALLERDKLIEELNAINTGLNRFALTTSHELKNPLSVIIGFAHMLRDRYLASLDQKAQHLLERISANALYLSRCLDDLRQFGSLGHAPLKFEPVNLASLIRDVVSVLGIEAESSYVHFSQSLPTITCNFPLMMQVFRNLIDNAVKYGMGQEQGIFIDARLRENNWCQIEVSDRGPGVLPNILRSIFDPFVSSGESTGGTGLGLAIVKKIIEVHKGHIRCQSGSQGTTFTIEIPTSGLALQSESHL from the coding sequence TTGGCTGATAATCCCATCATTTACGTTAATCCCCATTTTCAAAAACTGACGGGCTATAGCGCAGACGAAATCATCGGAAAAAACTGTCGATTTCTGCAGGGCCCTGAATCTGATAAAACAGTGGTTCGCGAATGCCATGATGCAATCCATTCGAATGTCCATTTTAGAGGAGAACTTGTAAATTACCGTAAGGACGGCTCACTCTTCTGGAACCATTTGACAGTTAGCCCAGTAAAGGACGAGGCCGGGAATGCTCTATTTTTCGTTGGAATTCAGCTGGACGTTACTGAGCAAAAAATGGCCCTCCTCGAGAGAGACAAACTGATTGAGGAATTGAATGCGATTAACACGGGCCTTAATAGGTTTGCCTTGACGACTTCACACGAACTAAAAAATCCACTGAGTGTGATTATCGGGTTCGCCCATATGCTACGGGACCGATACTTGGCCAGCCTTGACCAAAAGGCTCAGCATTTATTGGAGAGAATTAGTGCCAACGCCCTTTATCTCAGTAGATGCCTAGATGATCTTCGACAATTTGGTTCTCTAGGGCATGCTCCGCTAAAATTCGAGCCCGTGAATCTTGCAAGTCTCATTAGGGATGTGGTGAGTGTTCTTGGGATCGAAGCTGAATCCAGTTACGTCCATTTTTCCCAAAGCCTGCCAACAATTACGTGCAATTTTCCGCTCATGATGCAGGTTTTTAGAAATCTTATCGACAACGCTGTTAAGTATGGAATGGGCCAAGAGCAAGGAATTTTTATCGATGCGCGGCTGCGAGAGAACAATTGGTGTCAAATTGAAGTCAGCGATCGCGGTCCAGGAGTTCTGCCCAATATTTTAAGATCGATCTTTGATCCCTTTGTTTCATCTGGTGAGTCGACTGGTGGTACAGGCTTGGGCTTAGCAATTGTGAAGAAGATCATAGAAGTACACAAAGGCCACATTCGTTGCCAATCCGGTTCTCAAGGAACAACTTTCACAATTGAAATTCCAACCTCAGGTCTAGCACTGCAATCAGAGTCTCATCTTTGA